A genome region from Cryptosporidium parvum Iowa II chromosome 8, whole genome shotgun sequence includes the following:
- a CDS encoding DNA polymerase epsilon catalytic subunit encodes MKRSKSYRDNGRKKFERKTTERKKGRFELGGSSNIDKKFGINFQKIGVNHREIGYLYNVQVSSELISESGTAFDGMEIGTLESSSELIESYKERSCLNLYFINKQGMTFKSPFFFRPYFYLEAQKAVDIHWILTNLEHKYRDTTIEFTNIMKEDLTLDNHLIGEKREVIKASFDNVKELVSIRNEILDHIKRNKLEKKKNESLSAYYDQDQQNNYENKTLDVLDSISEIYEYDVQYEARVMIDNSISIGMWYDSVRWTHELLELKCLDHDTSAPDLRSLAWDIETTKDPLKFPNVEKDQIMMISCMFEGQGYLITNREIVSADIYDFEYSPKKEYESFFKCINYPDEKELIWGFIKLIQTLRPHIIASYNGDNFDFPFLYERAKKYDIDVSKEWGIRMEIDHSSGGGLQSSNKTIFSGTNIIHLDCFRWVERDSYLPCGSRGLKSVTKAKLRYNPVELDPELMVPYAKTNPQGLAEYSVSDAVATYFLYKTYVHRFIFALATIIPLSGEDLLRKGSGTLCEHLLMKEAFTKNILFPNKKVQETMEFYQNRPILNSTYVGGTVESLCSGVFRADIPEKFCLNTDTLKHLIKILDTTLNFGIKDSGTTIDNIENYEQVRNEILEKLQSLLESPRIKIEPLIYHLDVAAMYPNIILTNRLQPTAVIEETTCMKCPFNSESKLCQRRMNWRWKGDVFPISKGEMERMINHIQIETFENVKNEIGAVNKKKKFEDHESDSENDDKMEFTGENVNINNKEKIKWSSLTPRQQSEILIQRMKAYCNKIYRKQTENIEETRSSIVCQRENPFYIDTVRRFRDRRYVYKGKKKEAEEKLKRAELLGDLLAVQEAQNEELLYESLQLAHKCILNSFYGYVMRKGSRWFSMEMAAIVTWVGGNVIREARSLMEGIGRPLELDTDGIWAILPKGFPEEITFRLKDGGKKKIHYICTLLNQQVHKSWTNDQYLEYDADLGKYNIKVENSIYFEVDGPYKCFFIPASDKQNKLLKKRYAVFDFENRLKELKGFELKRRGELQLIKILQEELFPAFLKGNSKKEAYDHVAAISKKWLSLIDTKGRGILDDEQLFFLISESKNMSKSVQQMGNAKSMSITTAKRLFEFLQNPSYIQDKNIVCKFIVSEFPKGEDKSQRAVPLSIFSTPLETRVSWLSKWLRISKSGGRREKDELVEHRRKADVDITSGSGGGSGILNKENENNKWNVRNILDWEYYKNRLTNTILKIVIIPAINQGVPNPLPELEVPSWVRYHSEIVGTNQQKISEYFNVVKKEEKKKSSFSELPNYNSIIQGRSQDHGQTQDQGQTQDQGQIQDQGVIQDQGQNRNQNLTLGQGQIQDQGQTQDQGQTQDHGQIQDHSQIQDHGQTQDQGQTQDQGQIQDQGQIQDHGQTQACKIVETRNNNSISKLNGKLTKKERIELFKEKGFKSWLEYHKKFWLENFHAFNEKQSELEKKLKNIDIEKLEYFGKGNTAKGIEFLSEYIFLTKGRFHILDIYPLSIQQRNIKRNYDEDLLGFYNVVMYSEETGDCFTVTFEFLRRFYIATNVQIQIMDNDDDGEFITKSIATGKELPRGVPYNHLTEVIISERRFQKSKSTLICDNNTVGIYETNLPLEFSILEKFGNIIESNTPNVEKLLLKNGAITDKFWNSAGGLKEKNLNYGDIIHWLFLSICTFEERKCFSLTDLSKKRIYFFLGLGPTISNNILKSELHRQIQQDQRLEKITEIHVNYFKTTKDCLEELDRLLKDLIQEFPKEPIVLLIQSMVRLEELKTHNSELNLYKTILREYISEMEHNKKVIETKIVTLWEEIIDFDSSNSIFSRFDWHKDSIRYSLKALKEAINKLQLSLELSKALRLPVLYLLQFKKNLTNFLYDIIYSRELHSMGLLSWGSLRSTPDLGNPKLIQLSKSDWDLRRLGYLMPTKDLNNSKGGRVGGGHSNCNTNSLDELDVLEVVRPGIYRNYGVQLDFKQWLIIESVRNCRLLSDKYNLDDFEQGEKRILGADCKKKNSEKDDKNKDVLIYNLGSRKHLSNPNNKQGLLISQPLYNHSSLSTSSAFLCLEKTINRMRSVIENHEKVESIFRIYNAQKTCENEQFDQMNDNILGKEEEKGGREDRKRRREEEEKGEEEEGEEEEGEEEEEEEETSSLLFEFMVTLQERFYSWLSSSNSLLYDPALIEMTKDYAHWYFKSLESDMREMGIQVVYGNIRKMILTFNLDELKNNSIRNNSDLQNQFSKLMQILNNRELYSGISLDPTVEYKAMIQIDRTNYIRRTLGGGGSGSLEDPYEMNLSLLNYFPINSRKYIVGEISNFLMEPLRELRNYFKKNSNLSLKESLQILGDIVLEQFGPFSENFQNFLQAISNPNTYIVSKYGIQQFDDPLNDIGWNDDIIGEGEEVKEKRKIIEEEEEEEEEEEEEEGKRRKKKNANSILEENDDTLLLKRNLENLDINNNRDDIPFAIYPNSIKKKGNSHSLRIEASTKRMEEKGIRKRRNFKDLFEFPPCIGKAYNGNKPSLSLELIKLFIYIWGLDKSFSIDESKQKQYEQIIFMVCQAVDISEFNPIVTEKWTSPLIPYIIKDFSCPNCFEIEDFDFTGNAIQDEDDLGLSSNNYNNIIRPRFTWYCSHCNFSIDNEILEEKLLLEFFERLEVIQSQDILCSRCNSVQIGYMQKHCDECMGELTTRLGNHKTFHNFFTLFNSVAQYYSDLNNEEDENPQFQGLIEFKNMYDNILYI; translated from the coding sequence ATGAAGAGAAGTAAAAGCTACAGGGACAATGGTCGAAAAAAGTTTGAGAGGAAGACCActgaaagaaagaaaggTAGGTTTGAGTTAGGTGGCTCTTCcaatattgataaaaagTTTGGAAtcaattttcaaaaaattggaGTAAATCATAGGGAAATTGGTTATTTATACAATGTTCAAGTATCATCAGAATTAATATCTGAATCTGGAACAGCATTTGATGGAATGGAAATTGGAACTCTAGAATCTTCATCAGAACTTATTGAATCTTATAAAGAACGTTCATGtcttaatttatattttattaataaacaaGGAATGACATTTAAAAGTCCATTCTTCTTTAGACCATATTTTTACTTGGAAGCACAAAAAGCTGTTGATATCCATTGGATATTAACCAATCTTGAACATAAATATAGAGATACTACTATAGAATTTACTAATATAATGAAAGAGGATTTAACTCTTGATAATCACTTAATTGGTGAAAAAAGAGAGGTTATTAAAGCTTCTTTTGATAATGTTAAGGAACTTGTTTCTATTAGAAATGAAATTCTTGATCATATCAAGAGAAATAagcttgaaaaaaaaaagaatgaaagtTTAAGTGCTTATTACGATCAGGATCAACAAAACAActatgaaaataaaactcTTGATGTATTGGATTctatttcagaaatttACGAATATGATGTTCAATATGAAGCACGAGTTATGATTGATAACTCCATTTCTATTGGAATGTGGTATGATTCTGTACGTTGGACTCATGAacttttggaattaaaatGTTTAGATCATGATACTTCTGCTCCTGATTTAAGAAGTTTAGCTTGGGATATTGAAACTACTAAAGATCCTTTAAAGTTCCCTAATGTAGAGAAAGACCAAATTATGATGATTTCTTGTATGTTTGAAGGTCAAGGATACCTAATTACTAATAGAGAAATTGTTTCTGCTGATATATATGATTTTGAATACTCTCCTAAAAAGGAGTATGAATCATTCTTCAAATGTATTAATTATCCTGATGAAAAAGAACTTATTTGGGGATTTATTAAACTTATTCAGACTTTAAGACCTCATATCATTGCTTCTTATAATGGagataattttgattttccTTTTCTATATGAAAGAGCTAAAAAATATGATATCGATGTTTCCAAAGAATGGGGAATACGAATGGAAATTGATCATTCCTCTGGAGGAGGATTACAATCTTCTAATAAAACTATCTTTTCTGgaactaatattattcatttaGATTGTTTTAGATGGGTAGAAAGAGATTCATATCTTCCTTGTGGTTCTAGAGGTTTAAAAAGTGTTACTAAAGCAAAGTTAAGATATAATCCTGTTGAACTTGATCCTGAATTAATGGTTCCTTATGCAAAAACAAATCCTCAAGGTCTTGCAGAATATTCTGTTTCAGATGCAGTTGCtacttattttctttataagACTTATGTTCACAGATTTATATTTGCTTTAGCTACTATAATTCCTTTATCTGGAGAAGATCTTCTTAGAAAAGGGTCTGGTACTCTTTGTGAacatttattaatgaaagaaGCTTTTACtaagaatattttatttccaaaCAAAAAAGTTCAAGAAACTATGgaattttatcaaaatagACCCATCTTAAATAGTACTTATGTTGGAGGTACTGTAGAATCTTTATGTAGTGGAGTATTTAGAGCTGATATTCCTGAAAAATTCTGTTTAAATACCGATACCCTTAAacatttaattaaaatattagatACTACTTTGAATTTTGGTATTAAAGATTCTGGTACTAcaattgataatattgaaaattatgaACAAGTCAGAAAtgaaattcttgaaaaatTGCAAAGTTTATTAGAATCTCCcagaattaaaattgagCCTTTAATATATCATCTTGATGTTGCTGCTATGTATCctaatattattctaaCTAATAGATTACAACCAACAGCAGTAATAGAAGAGACAACTTGTATGAAATGTCCATTCAATTCTGAGTCAAAACTTTGCCAAAGAAGGATGAATTGGAGATGGAAAGGAGATGTTTTTCCAATTTCCAAAGGAGAGATGGAGAGAATGATTAATCATATCCAAATTGAGACTTTTGAAAATGTTAAGAATGAAATAGGAGCAGTTaacaagaaaaagaaatttgaaGATCATGAAAGTGATtcagaaaatgatgataaGATGGAATTTACTGGAGAAaatgttaatattaataataaagaaaagattaaaTGGTCATCTTTAACTCCTAGACAACAATCCGAGATTTTAATACAAAGAATGAAAGCTTATTGTAATAAGATATATAGAAAACAAACTGAGAATATTGAAGAGACAAGATCTTCAATAGTTTGTCAAAGAGAAAATCCTTTTTATATAGATACAGTTAGACGTTTTAGAGATAGAAGATATGTTTATAAAGGTaagaaaaaagaagcaGAAGAAAAGTTAAAGAGAGCTGAATTATTAGGAGATTTATTAGCAGTACAGGAAGCACAGAATGAAGAGCTTTTATATGAATCTTTACAATTAGCTCATAAATgtattttaaattctttttatgGCTATGTTATGAGAAAAGGGAGTAGATGGTTTTCTATGGAAATGGCTGCTATTGTTACATGGGTAGGTGGTAATGTGATTAGAGAAGCAAGATCTTTAATGGAAGGTATCGGTAGACCTTTAGAATTAGATACCGATGGGATTTGGGCAATACTTCCAAAAGGATTTCCAGAGGAAATCACTTTTAGATTAAAGGATGGTGGTAAGAAGAAGattcattatatttgtACTTTGTTAAATCAACAAGTTCACAAAAGTTGGACAAATGatcaatatttggaatatgATGCAGATCTTGggaaatataatattaaagtagagaattcaatatattttgaagtGGATGGTCCATATAAATGTTTCTTTATTCCAGCTTCTGATAAACAGAATAAGCTTTTAAAGAAGAGATATGCagtttttgattttgaaaataggCTTAAAGAACTTAAAGGGTTTGAATTAAAGAGAAGAGGAGAGCTTcaattgataaaaattcTTCAGGAGGAGTTATTTCCAGCATTTTTAAAAGGTAATTCAAAGAAAGAAGCATATGATCATGTAGCTGCAATATCAAAGAAATGGTTAAGTTTGATAGATACTAAAGGAAGAGGTATTTTAGATGATGAacaattattctttttgattTCAGAGTCAAAGAATATGTCAAAGAGTGTACAACAGATGGGGAATGCTAAGTCAATGTCAATTACAACAGCAAAGAGactttttgaatttcttcagAATCCTTCATATATTCAGGATAAGAATATTGTTTGTAAGTTTATTGTTTCAGAGTTCCCTAAAGGAGAAGATAAAAGTCAAAGAGCAGTTCCTCtttctattttttcaaCACCTTTAGAGACAAGAGTTTCATGGCTTTCTAAATGGCTGAGAATAAGTAAATCTGGTGGAAGGAGAGAAAAGGATGAGTTGGTGGAGCACAGGAGGAAAGCAGATGTAGATATAACGAGTGGCAGTGGTGGTGGCAGTGGTATTCTTAATAAAGAGAATGAGAATAACAAATGGAATGTTCGTAACATTCTGGACTGGGAGTACTATAAGAACAGGCTTACAAACACTATTTTAAAGATAGTTATAATTCCTGCAATTAACCAGGGGGTTCCAAATCCTCTTCCAGAATTAGAGGTACCGAGTTGGGTAAGATACCATTCAGAGATAGTTGGTACAAATCAACAAAAGATTTCAGAGTACTTTAATGTTGTTAAGAAGGAggagaaaaagaagagcaGTTTCTCTGAACTTCCTAATtataattctattattcAAGGCCGAAGTCAAGATCATGGTCAAACTCAAGATCAGGGTCAAACTCAAGATCAGGGCCAAATTCAAGATCAGGGTGTAATTCAAGACCAGGGCCAAAATCGAAATCAAAACTTAACTTTAGGTCAAGGCCAAATTCAAGATCAGGGTCAAACTCAAGATCAGGGTCAAACTCAAGATCATGGCCAAATTCAAGATCATAGCCAAATTCAAGATCATGGCCAAACTCAAGATCAGGGTCAAACTCAAGATCAGGGTCAAATTCAAGATCAGGGTCAAATTCAAGATCATGGCCAAACTCAGGCTTGTAAAATTGTAGAAACCAGAAATAACAACagtatttcaaaattgaatGGAAAACTGACAAAAAAAGAGAGGattgaattattcaagGAAAAAGGATTTAAATCCTGGTTAGAGTACCATAAGAAATTTTGGTTGGAGAATTTTCATGcatttaatgaaaaacaGTCAGAACTTGAAAAGAAgctaaaaaatattgatatagaaaaacttgaatattttggaaaagGTAATACTGCAAAAGGTATCGAATTTTTAtctgaatatattttcttaacGAAAGGAAGATTTCATATTTTAGATATATATCCTCTTAGTATCCAACAAaggaatattaaaagaaattatgaTGAAGATCTACTGGGATTTTATAATGTTGTTATGTACTCTGAAGAAACAGGAGATTGTTTTACTGTTACATTTGAGTTCCTTAGACGTTTTTATATTGCTACAAAtgttcaaattcaaattatggataatgatgatgatggtgaatttattacaaaatcTATAGCTACAGGGAAAGAGTTACCTAGAGGGGTACCGTATAATCATTTAACAGAAGTAATAATTTCAGAGAGAAGATTTCagaaatcaaaatcaaCATTGATTTGTGATAATAATACTGTTGGTATTTATGAGACAAATTTACCACTtgaattttctattttagaaaaatttgGGAATATCATAGAAAGTAATACTCCTAATGTTGAGAAATTACTTCTTAAGAATGGAGCAATTACTGAtaaattttggaattcTGCTGGTGGATTAAAAgagaagaatttgaattatgGAGATATAATACATTGgttatttctttcaatatgtacttttgaagaaagaaaatgttTCTCTTTAACAGATTTAAgtaagaaaagaatttacTTCTTTCTTGGATTAGGACCAactatttctaataatattcttaaatCTGAGCTTCATAGACAAATTCAACAAGATCAAAGATTGGAAAAGATTACTGAAATTCAtgttaattattttaagaCAACAAAAGATTGTTTAGAAGAATTGGATCGACTtttgaaagatttaatCCAAGAATTTCCAAAAGAACCTATAGTTCTTTTAATACAATCAATGGTTAGATTAGAAGAACTTAAAACACATAATAGTGaattaaatctttataAAACTATATTAAGAGAATATATTTCTGAAATGGAACATAATAAGAAAGTTATTGAAACTAAAATAGTAACATTATGGGAAGAAATAATAGATTTTGATTCaagtaattcaatatttagtAGATTTGATTGGCATAAAGATTCGATTAgatattcattaaaagCTTTAAAAGAAgcaattaataaacttCAGCTATCATTAGAACTTTCTAAAGCTTTAAGACTTCCAGTATTATATTTACttcaatttaaaaaaaacttaacAAACTTTTTATATGatataatatattccaGAGAACTTCATTCTATGGGATTATTAAGCTGGGGATCTTTAAGATCCACTCCAGATCTTGGGAATCCTAAGTTAATCCAACTTTCAAAAAGTGATTGGGATCTTAGAAGACTTGGATATTTAATGCCAACAAAAGATCTTAATAACTCTAAAGGAGGAAGAGTAGGTGGAGGACATAGTAATTGTAATACTAATAGCTTAGATGAATTGGATGTATTGGAAGTAGTAAGACCAGGAATCTATAGAAACTATGGGGTTCAATTGGATTTCAAGCAATGGCTAATAATTGAATCTGTAAGAAATTGTAGGTTACTCTCTGATAAGTACAACTTGGATGACTTTGAACAAGGAGAGAAACGTATTCTTGGAGCTGATTgtaagaaaaagaattctgAAAAAGATGATAAGAATAAAGATGTTTTGATCTATAATCTAGGTAGTAGAAAGCATTTGAGtaatccaaataataaacaagGCTTATTGATTTCTCAGCCTTTATATAACCATTCATCATTATCCACAAGCTCAGCTTTTCTATGTTTAGAGAAAACTATCAATAGAATGAGATCAGTAATTGAAAACCATGAAAAAGTGGAGTCTATCTTTAGAATATACAATGCTCAAAAAACTTGTGAGAATGAACAATTTGATCAAATGAATGACAATATTCTTGgtaaagaagaagagaaagGGGGGAGAGAAGATAGGAAAAGGAGGAGAGAAGAAGAGGAGAAAGGGGAGGAAGAGGAAGGGGAGGAAGAGGAGGGGgaggaagaggaagaagaagaagaaactTCAAGCTTACTTTTTGAGTTTATGGTAACTCTCCAGGAAAGATTCTACTCTTGGTTATCTTCTTCCAACTCTCTCTTGTATGACCCAGCTTTAATAGAGATGACAAAAGATTATGCTCATTGGTATTTTAAATCTCTTGAATCTGATATGAGAGAAATGGGAATCCAAGTAGTATATggaaatattagaaaaatgATCTTAACATTTAATTTGGATGAATTGAAGAATAATAGTATTAGGAATAATAGTGATCTCCAAAATCAGTTTTCTAAACTTatgcaaatattaaataacaGAGAACTATATTCTGGTATTTCTTTAGATCCTACTGTAGAGTATAAGGCTATGATTCAAATTGACAGAACAAATTATATTAGAAGAACCTTGGGAGGAGGAGGATCTGGAAGTTTGGAAGATCCATATGAAATGAATCTAAGTTTATTGAACTACTTTCCAATAAATTCTAGAAAATACATTGTTGGCGAGATTTCTAACTTTTTGATGGAGCCTCTTAGAGAATTGAGAAACTACTTCAAGAAGAATTCCAATTTATCTCTTAAGGAATCTTTGCAAATATTGGGAGACATAGTTTTGGAACAATTTGGACCTTTTAGTGagaattttcaaaactttTTGCAGGCTATTTCCAATCCAAATACATATATTGTAAGTAAATATGGAATTCAACAGTTTGATGATCCACTAAATGATATTGGATGGAATGATGATATAATAGGGGAAGGAGAGGAAGTGAAGGAAAAGAGGAAGATTATtgaagaggaggaagaggaggaggaggaagaagaagaagaagaaggaaaaagaaggaagaaaaagaatgcAAACTcaatattagaagaaaacGACGATACCCTATTACTAAAGAGGAATCTAGAAAATCTAgacattaataataatagagaTGATATTCCTTTTGCTATATACccaaattcaataaagaaaaaaggaaataGCCATTCATTAAGGATTGAAGCTTCAACAAAAAGAATGGAAGAAAAAGgaataagaaaaagaagaaatttcaaagaCTTATTTGAATTCCCTCCATGTATTGGAAAAGCTtataatggaaataaaCCCTCATTAAGcttggaattaataaaattatttatttatatttgggGATTGGATAAATCCTTTTCAATAGATGAATCTAAACAGAAACAATAtgaacaaataatttttatggTTTGCCAAGCTGTGGATATTTCAGAGTTTAATCCAATAGTTACAGAGAAATGGACTAGTCCTTTAATTCCTTATATAATCAAAGACTTTTCTTGTCCAAATTGTTTTGAAATAGAAGATTTTGACTTTACTGGGAATGCAATAcaagatgaagatgatcTTGGATTATCaagtaataattacaataatataattagaCCAAGGTTTACTTGGTATTGTAGTCATTGTAACTTTTCTAttgataatgaaattttagAAGAAAAGCTACTTCttgaattctttgaaaGATTGGAAGTTATTCAATCACAAGATATTCTCTGTTCAAGATGTAACTCCGTTCAAATAGGTTACATGCAAAAGCATTGCGATGAATGTATGGGAGAATTAACAACAAGACTTGGAAATCATAAAACTTTCCATAATTTCTTTACTCTATTCAACTCGGTTGCTCAATATTATTCTGAtctaaataatgaagaagatgaaaatcCACAATTCCAAGGCcttattgaatttaaaaatatgtatgataatattttatacaTTTAA